A region from the Peromyscus maniculatus bairdii isolate BWxNUB_F1_BW_parent chromosome 5, HU_Pman_BW_mat_3.1, whole genome shotgun sequence genome encodes:
- the C1ql3 gene encoding complement C1q-like protein 3 — MVLLLVILIPVLVSSAGTSAHYEMLGTCRMVCDPYGGTKAPSTAATPDRGLMQSLPTFIQGPKGEAGRPGKAGPRGPPGEPGPPGPVGPPGEKGEPGRQGLPGPPGAPGLNAAGAISAATYSTVPKIAFYAGLKRQHEGYEVLKFDDVVTNLGNHYDPTTGKFTCSIPGIYFFTYHVLMRGGDGTSMWADLCKNNQVRASAIAQDADQNYDYASNSVVLHLEPGDEVYIKLDGGKAHGGNNNKYSTFSGFIIYAD; from the exons atggtgcttCTGCTGGTCATCCTCATCCCGGTGCTGGTGAGCTCGGCCGGCACGTCGGCGCACTACGAGATGCTGGGCACCTGCCGTATGGTCTGCGACCCCTACGGGGGCACCAAGGCTCCCAGCACCGCCGCCACTCCGGACCGCGGCCTCATGCAGTCCCTCCCCACCTTTATCCAGGGTCCCAAAGGCGAGGCTGGCAGGCCGGGGAAGGCAGGCCCGCGTGGGCCCCCCGGAGAGCCCGGACCACCGGGCCCCGTGGGGCCCCCGGGCGAGAAGGGCGAACCTGGCCGCCAAGGCCTGCCGGGCCCGCCTGGGGCGCCTGGCCTGAATGCGGCCGGGGCCATCAGCGCGGCCACCTACAGCACGGTGCCCAAGATCGCCTTCTACGCTGGCCTCAAACGGCAGCATGAAGGCTATGAGGTGCTCAAGTTCGACGACGTGGTCACCAACCTCGGAAACCACTATGATCCCACTACGGGCAAGTTCACCTGCTCCATCCCGGGTATCTACTTCTTCACCTACCACGTCCTGATGCGCGGAGGGGATGGCACCAGCATGTGGGCTGATCTCTGCAAAAACAACCAG GTGCGTGCTAGTGCAATTGCCCAAGACGCTGATCAGAATTACGACTATGCCAGTAACAGTGTGGTCCTTCACCTGGAACCAGGAGATGAAGTCTATATCAAATTAGATGGTGGGAAAGCCCAtggaggaaacaacaacaaatacagcACGTTTTCTGGATTTATTATTTATGCTGACTGA